In Geotrypetes seraphini chromosome 11, aGeoSer1.1, whole genome shotgun sequence, the genomic window ACTTTTGAACAACCACCAATATTACCATGCTGGCAGCAGTCCCCATCAAACTTTGGCACTGGTGGACCTGGAGCATTCTTATAAGAAGAATGATGGGCAGAATGTGAGTGCAGAGCCAGAGTGCACTGTGGAATTGCTTCTGTACAAGTGCTCTGAGTGTACACAGCTCTTCCAATCACCTAATGAGTATCTGGAGCATCAGGCTACCCACTTCACTACTAGCACAGCTGCCTCAGATACTGCATCTGCAGGTGATCTTACTAATGCTGTAGGACTACAGAACTCTGGTCCAGCTTGTGCAGAGGAAGCTGTGGAGCAGCAGCCTGGGACTGAGATCTGCTCACCAGCAGAATCCAAAGAGCTGCCACTATCTTTAGCAGAGGACTCAGAAACCACAACAAATGATCACAGCTATGAGCTGAAAGAAAATGCAGCAGGTTGTGGGGTGAAGTCCCCAAACATGAAAACAAAGACCAGGGAAGAAGAGCCAAGTCAGCAGTTTCATTGTGCAGACTGCAAGAAAAGCTTTGCTTTCAGCCACAGATTGCAGCTACATCTGCAGTCTCATCGTGAGGGCTCCTTCAAGTGTCCACTCTGCAGCAAAGCCTTCCCTTCGCCAGAAGCACTGGAAGAGCACCTGGGAGCAACACACAGTGATGAATCTCTCCACTTATGTGTGGAATGTGGTTTGGGCTTCAGCACTGAGCTCATCCTTTTCTCTCACCGTCACAGCCACTCCTCGGATCCCCTCCACACCTGTGACTGTGGCAAGACCTTCATCAACATGACCAAATTCCTATACCACCGCCGCTCCCAcacagggaaggaaaaattagagACTGCAGCTGTTCTGGATGTCCCTGTCCCCACTCCTGCCTGCCCAGATCAGGATGCGGCAGCTAAAAGTGAGAACTCCACTGGACGCAACTGTCCTGCTGAGGGAGCCTTCCGTTGTTCTCCTTGCGGGAAGGAGTTCCCCAGGCAATTGCAGCTGCTGCGGCACCAACATTTTGTGCACATTCTGGAGCGGCAGCACAAGTGTCAGCTATGTGGCAAGATGTTCAAGAAGAAGTCGCACCTACACAATCACCAGCTGACACACACTGGGGAGCGACCCTTCCATTGCAAGGTATGCAGCAAGACCTTCGCTTCCCAAGCTAACCTTCTGCGTCACCAGCTGACTCACACTGGTGAAAAGCCTTACCGGTGTGAATTGTGCAGCAAGGCCTTCACGCAGTCCTCTACTCTGCAGCAGCACCGCTTGATGCATGGGCAGCACTACCGCTACAAGTGCCAAGAGTGCGGTGTTAGCTTCATGAGACGCAACCGTTTCCTCATGCACTGCTACCACCACACTGGTGAATATCCCTACAAATGCCAGCAGTGCCAGAAATCCTTCCTCTTGAAACGACTGCTGGAGGTGCACATGCTCAGTCATCAGGGCCTAGAGCCACTCCGCTGCCCAATCTGTGGAGCTGCCTTTGTCAGTGACCTCCGGTTGCAGGAGCACAAGTGCAGCCCGGATGGACATAAGTTTGAATGCATGACCTGCGGCAAGAAGATTGGCTCAGCTGCTCGGCTGAAAGCCCACGAGCAGCTGCACAGTGGAGAGAAGCAGACTACCTGGGGTAAGAGAAACCGGGGCAATGAGAGGAAACGGAATCTCCAGGCCCGTTCTGCTGCTGGCCTGAAAAGCTTTGAGTGTCCAGACTGCCACAAGATGTTTAGCACAGAAACCTCGCTGCATGTCCACCGCCGCATTCACACAGGGGAACGTCCATATCCCTGCCCAGACTGTGGAAAGGCCTTCCGCCAGTCTACTCACCTAAAGGACCACCGACGACTTCACACAGGAGAAAAGCCTTTCAAGTGTGAGATATGTGGCAAGGCCTTCACCATTGCCATGCGTCTGTCAGAGCACCGACGCATCCACACTGGGGAGCGGCCTTACATCTGTGCAGAGTGTGGCAAGGCCTACCGCTCTTTCTCAAACCTCTGGAAGCACCGCAAGGTCCACCGTAGTCAGCTCCCAGCAGCCCAATATACCAACAATGTCGCCATCCTGGAGAGGGTGGAGGCTCTGCCTGTGGTGGAAGCTATTGAGGTATTTCGATGTGCTGCAGGGTATCCACTTTGAAAACATTCAAGTGGAGAACCTTGGGACCTGCACTTTCTCCTTCCTGTCCATTACCACTTTTGACttaacttttgtttttttctatttgtcTGGCACTGCCACATCTGTTGTAGCACTTCCTCCATAAGATACCGTACTGAAGCTGTTTAGCTCTGTGGACTGATATCTTGTTTCTTCCTTCTTgccctctcttccttttccttccaCCTTTCCTGGTGTCTCCCCCACATCAGTTGTCAATAACAAACTGGAAAAAGCCACCTTATTGAGATGgaaaagatattttgtttattttatgaTGATTATTGAATCCCttgttttaaaacaaataaataatgtgCTAAATAAAATTAGTAGTGGGAATCTTCTGCTGTGAAAGGCTTCCTGGAGGCCTGGGtacaaaaaaaaatgtaagcCCTATGTGCATTTGTAGATGAGAGAATCCTGGCTCTCTTTAGAATGGAGTTAGGTAACCCTGTGAacttggagattttttttttttttaaggataatTCAGAGGGAGTCCGGTTCTtccttaaaaaggggggggggtgcaatgaTGAAAAGACTAAAATAATGTCAGAGTGATGCAGATCGGAAGTCCATCAACAATGACTGTGGAAGAAAGATGAGGCAGTTCACATTGTATGCTAGTGTTCTACAAGGATTCTGGAGAGAATTTCAGAAAATTTATGAAAGTGATTAGAAGTTCTCTGGCTAGGACTCTGAATTTCCCAAACTGTGTTTGCTGCAAGAGTGTTGGTTTgccttatttattttttgtaactGTTTATATTTAGTTTTGATAAACATACATTTCACAAACTGAGACGCATAGTCAGcacaaaaatacaataaatatgtGTTAagattcccttcctccttccaaaTTCTAGTTACATCCCTGAATACCTGAACCTGGGCTCTCATGTACAGAATACCAAACAATAAACGCACTGTAAGAATAAACAGAAAGCATGATCCAAAGAGAACACCTGAGTGTACCCAATTGCtattcagtgtattgcaaactgctttgggtgaatctcttcatgaaaaggtggttaataaatccaaataaataagtcCTCATTGTCAAAATGGTAACCTTATATCTTCTAGTTCTTAAATGGACAAGTTAGTTTCCATCTCTAAATAACATCTCCACATGTCCTGAAATTGATGCTGATTTACTATGCAGAGCCATAAGACGATAGCCTTCACAAATCCACCCCAACTGGCGCTGCATATGGTTGAAATCCGGCACCTGCTGCCCTCGCCAATGTTGTGCAATCACAATATGAGCAGCTGTGAAAGCTAGTCTCATTAACTTATCCCTCAGTTCCACAATCTCCCTCATTCATGACCCCATGATTCTTTCTAACCTGTTCAGAAATAAGAGCATGGGGAGTGATGATGCAGGAAATGTACTGTAATCCAACTGATGAACTCTCGGAGGAAATTCCTCAGCGATAAATAGAGTATGCTAGATCACTTTATACttttaatacttaagtaaacatatATGTAGATATGTGGACTACATGTCTTTAAAACATCTGACTGACAGATTACAAAGATTATATTGTACAGTGAACtgaaatgcaaggtcaagcaACTTTTTCCAAAGCCATATACAGAGTCATTGAATAAGCTAGAGCTTGTAGccattgcccccctcccccccccccccatggtatgGACTGTAAAATGCAACCCTGGACACAAATTGTCCCATTCCCTACAGAATCGCCACAAGAGGCTAGGTTGAACCAAAAGCAATAGTGGTGGCAATATTTCTTCCTCCTATTCATGGTACCCAGAGGGCTTGAAGGGTGGAGCGGGAGACGTTGCACTGTTGTCTGCTCATTGATCTCAGATCGGCAAAGGTGAATTCAAAGGAAGGGGCTTAAGCTCTGAGTGATGGAGAAGGGAGGCAGTACGTGGAATGTTAGAGACAGGAGTTTGGAGGAGGGGTGTGAAGAACAATTTGCCTGCCTTCCCTCTTTATCTTAATCTGGGATCCCCTTCCCACAACCTATATCCCTTTACTTCTGCTTCATTCTCATACCCCATGAATTTACTTTATCATTTGTACTTTAAATTTCCTTTCATCTtattctctcccttcttctctcttACCAGTATTTATACTaagatccttcccctcctctaccAAAATCCCCCTAAATGATCCAAACACATAAGCATATGTCAAAAATGGCTTTATTCTTTGCAAAACAAAATGCATTCATATGCAGTTGTGCCGAAGAATTTCAGAAATTTTGCTGCATAATGTTCTAACTTTTGTTGAAGAATGGCTTCTTGAGCTGTCACAGTAAAGTGATGGCTCTGCTTGCAACTTAATTTGAGGGAGATGACTTATAAACAAGGTAATTTACACAGATCTAGTGAAATATATGCTGATTTCTCCCATTTTCCTAGGTTACAGTATTGCAGACGACGTATAGAGTGTGCATGCCATATGTGTCTCTTGTGACCCTTATGGCACATCTGTATTCAAGGTACCTGAGCTCTGTGTTCATTGCACTGTGGAGACAGAGATGGAAATGGGACTGGGCACAGTTGTATGTTAGAATCCCCCAGAGCCATTCCTATTTTGCATTACCACACCTTCAGTGGAAGGACAAGAACTGCTTTAACCCATCAACAGGGCATGTGTCCTCGGAGGTTTGGCTGATACTGCTGGAACCCTTCTGGTATCTGTTGCTATTTGTGTGTATTTGGAagatgtatgtatttatttagtatttagCTCACACCTATTTGATGGTAGCTCAAGTTTAGTTATGTTTGAGTACAGTTCATATTTCCCTCTTCCCAGAGGTTTTACAATGTATCTGCTCCATGGAAGATGTGACAGGTATTGTTCTGGAAAATTCCTCCCTTTCTAATAAATAAGTCTATTTACATAGAATAATCTTCTCAACACTTTGAGAGATGaaagttagagctgctgcctgtgCTGTGCTTGTCAATCTTCATAGGGCGGCATGTGTGTGAGGGAAGCTTGAATTGCCGCTGCCTATGTTGGACCTGTTCTGTGGTGGAGTAGTGTGTGTATGTGAGGGAAGTTtgtgctgctgctgcctgtgctATACCTATCGACACTAGTAATTTTTAGGTCTCTGGGAGTATCGACTCTAAATGGGTTAGCTTTGTACATATCACTGCATTAAACCTCTCAAACGAACTGGGGGATGTGGATTTGACAtgtgatctcagtctctcaaacgTACTGCTGTAATTAGTAGTACATGATCTTTTTTTTGTCTGCAGGAGTCCTAAGAATTgcgatactgggacagaccaaagaccaACCCAGGTcgagtagtaaaacaaattttatgctgcccACCCCAAACCCCAGAAAATGCCCAGAATGCTCCTCCCCCCTCCGAGACAACCCAGAACTGAAGCCCTCAATTGGTTTGAACCAGCATCTCATCAAGACCTAGCAAAACCAATCTCTACCCTACGACCCTCTGGATCCATGCCCTCCAAATCTCCTGACGGCCACAAAAGATGCCTTCATTGAATCGATCCTACCTCTAATAAATTCTTCCCTGCAATCAGGAACAGTACCGCAAAGCTGGAAATCAGAAATCAGGtcaatcttgaaaaaaaaaaaaaaaaaatttagttggACACTTTGGCTCAGTAATATATAGACTGATCTCTAACCTTCCCTTCATCTCCAAAATCATTGAAAAGACTACTATCACAACTCCAGGCCTTCGTTGACAAACATAATGCCCTCTCCCCTTACCAATCTTGGTTCAGAAAATTCTATGGCACGGAAAAGGTCTTAGTGGACCTTGCTGACTGCTGGAACATTCTAGACAAAGGAAACAATGGGCTACTAATGGTCCTCGACCTTAGTGCCGCCTTCAATACCATCGATTACCACTGCCTCCTCACCAGACTCTCAACTATTGGAATCTATGATTGAACGCTTCATTAGTTTTTGTCATTACTGAGCCAAAGTGTCCAACTAAAATGTATTCCATCGCAAtctggtcctagtatttttggaaagagtaaacaagcgattcacatctacccttttca contains:
- the LOC117369146 gene encoding zinc finger protein 574-like — translated: MAGETLFYVCSECGQVYCSLEEVLLHQQSHLPQQYEVVGVTDPIAVDSGVYRALAVQEGQYQCLECGQLLLSPGELLEHQDLHLKLLSHEPQEGQILKTKPESSSGIQFECVDCKALFNTQEMWLSHRQTHLTQPSQQIVFQRVAEMEPAASEPVQNLELVSLTATQGIQLPADSQLLNNHQYYHAGSSPHQTLALVDLEHSYKKNDGQNVSAEPECTVELLLYKCSECTQLFQSPNEYLEHQATHFTTSTAASDTASAGDLTNAVGLQNSGPACAEEAVEQQPGTEICSPAESKELPLSLAEDSETTTNDHSYELKENAAGCGVKSPNMKTKTREEEPSQQFHCADCKKSFAFSHRLQLHLQSHREGSFKCPLCSKAFPSPEALEEHLGATHSDESLHLCVECGLGFSTELILFSHRHSHSSDPLHTCDCGKTFINMTKFLYHRRSHTGKEKLETAAVLDVPVPTPACPDQDAAAKSENSTGRNCPAEGAFRCSPCGKEFPRQLQLLRHQHFVHILERQHKCQLCGKMFKKKSHLHNHQLTHTGERPFHCKVCSKTFASQANLLRHQLTHTGEKPYRCELCSKAFTQSSTLQQHRLMHGQHYRYKCQECGVSFMRRNRFLMHCYHHTGEYPYKCQQCQKSFLLKRLLEVHMLSHQGLEPLRCPICGAAFVSDLRLQEHKCSPDGHKFECMTCGKKIGSAARLKAHEQLHSGEKQTTWGKRNRGNERKRNLQARSAAGLKSFECPDCHKMFSTETSLHVHRRIHTGERPYPCPDCGKAFRQSTHLKDHRRLHTGEKPFKCEICGKAFTIAMRLSEHRRIHTGERPYICAECGKAYRSFSNLWKHRKVHRSQLPAAQYTNNVAILERVEALPVVEAIEVFRCAAGYPL